A part of Phoenix dactylifera cultivar Barhee BC4 chromosome 2, palm_55x_up_171113_PBpolish2nd_filt_p, whole genome shotgun sequence genomic DNA contains:
- the LOC103705134 gene encoding scarecrow-like protein 27 has product MSLSGNGKRTLEELVGEAREEEKAIFVGENKRQRRGVSKEGSEPRSVLETRQSLSPPTSTSTLSPSLCGGGGGGGGGGSSDTTSLAAAAAISDGLLAEEGGDAADQRREEWAAELQPITAGLDIGFASRERIGLGMEDWEAVFSEPAASPGQDQTFLRWIMGDIVDPTKFSSSGAASGGSRQQPLFPAVPAEFDDHSAGLGFGGLADPGFGLGTIGGMDGAPSVSTSTITLPPTPSFSSSKLSSGGGGPSLSSSNGSTSSSRIPPPLPSTVIQDPTFGCQPRSTLFPPPRPATVIPAAPAQARRFFQEPSVDRPQLFCSNPLLNERLQLRAPSNPGFFAPVPSFVAASTTHQPLSPPPLFPPQILTTPPFPPPSGRPDLFLQTSHLAQQRFASSQSIAYHHQQRSARPRSASGDDAAAQQQEQALVDQLFKAAKMVEAGESDGARGILTRLNHQLPSPQGKPILRSAFYFKEALNRILGDAASNSTQSPSPAHARRAFPNPITCALESVLKLTSLKSFSDVSPILMFTNFTCIQALLESLAGADCIHIVDFNVGSGTHWSAFMQELAQRSCTAGGPPMLRMSVFVSPEADRSFDLELACGTLAFWAGRLNIPFEFNVMNLDNFDPLAIRSLVDAPIAVNLPVCSAHNLSLTLLGLVKQLTPKVVISVDLGRDRSELSFSHHFLHAFQSCMVLLNSFDAAGASPEAATKIERFLVRPRIESSVLGRHRAGDKMLPWRTLFASAGFVPLQFSSTTELQAVCLLQRVPVRGFHVEKREGSLFLYWQHQELVSVSAWRC; this is encoded by the coding sequence ATGTCCCTCAGTGGCAACGGGAAGAGGACATTGGAAGAATTAGTGGGAGAAgcgagggaagaagagaaagctATTTTTGTTGGAGAGAATAAGAGGCAGAGGAGGGGTGTGAGCAAAGAGGGGTCGGAGCCGAGGTCGGTGCTGGAGACCAGGCAGAGCCTGAGCCCTCCGACCTCTACTTCCACCCTGTCTCCTTCCCtgtgcggcggcggcggcggcggcggcggcggaggctcCTCCGACACCACCTCCTTGGCCGCGGCGGCAGCGATCTCAGATGGCCTCCTCGCCGAAGAGGGCGGCGACGCCGCGGACCAGCGGAGGGAGGAGTGGGCCGCGGAGTTGCAGCCCATCACGGCCGGCCTGGACATCGGCTTCGCTAGCCGCGAGAGAATTGGGCTCGGGatggaggattgggaggccgtCTTCTCGGAGCCCGCCGCCTCCCCCGGCCAGGACCAGACGTTTCTCCGCTGGATCATGGGCGACATCGTCGACCCCACCAAATTCTCCTCCTCCGGCGCCGCCAGCGGCGGCTCGAGGCAGCAGCCTCTGTTCCCCGCGGTTCCGGCTGAATTCGATGACCACAGTGCTGGCTTGGGGTTTGGCGGGCTCGCCGATCCAGGCTTCGGCCTCGGAACCATCGGAGGGATGGATGGAGCCCCGTCGGTCAGCACTTCCACTATTACTCTTCCCCCCactccttctttctcttcttccaaaCTTTCTTCCGGCGGCGGGGGGCCTTCTCTTTCGAGCAGCAATGGCAGCACCAGTAGCAGCAGAATTCCTCCACCGCTGCCAAGCACCGTCATCCAAGATCCCACCTTTGGCTGCCAACCCAGGTCCACTCTGTTCCCTCCGCCGCGGCCGGCCACCGTCATCCCGGCGGCGCCGGCGCAGGCGCGGAGGTTCTTCCAAGAGCCCAGCGTGGACAGGCCGCAGCTCTTCTGCTCCAACCCTCTCCTCAACGAACGGCTCCAACTTCGCGCTCCTTCTAACCCGGGCTTCTTCGCCCCGGTGCCCTCCTTCGTCGCCGCCTCGACCACGCACCAGCCCCTGTCGCCGCCGCCGCTCTTCCCGCCCCAAATTCTAACTACACCTCCCTTCCCTCCTCCCTCCGGCAGGCCGGACCTCTTCCTCCAAACAAGCCACCTCGCCCAACAGCGCTTCGCCTCGTCGCAATCCATCGCTTACCATCACCAGCAGAGgtcggcgaggccgaggtcggcGTCGGGCGATGACGCGGCCGCCCAGCAGCAGGAGCAGGCGTTGGTGGACCAGCTCTTCAAGGCCGCGAAGATGGTGGAGGCTGGAGAGTCGGATGGCGCGCGTGGGATATTGACGCGGCTCAATCACCAGCTTCCCTCCCCACAGGGGAAGCCCATCCTCCGCTCCGCTTTCTACTTCAAGGAGGCCCTCAACCGCATCCTTGGGGACGCCGCCTCCAATTCCACCCAATCGCCGTCGCCAGCCCACGCGCGCCGAGCCTTCCCGAATCCCATCACCTGTGCTCTGGAGTCCGTGCTCAAGCTCACCTCCCTCAAGTCTTTCTCCGACGTCTCCCCGATCCTCATGTTCACCAACTTCACCTGCATCCAGGCCCTCCTCGAGAGCCTTGCCGGCGCCGACTGTATCCACATCGTCGACTTTAATGTTGGCAGCGGCACCCACTGGTCCGCCTTCATGCAGGAGCTGGCCCAGAGGAGCTGCACGGCCGGCGGCCCCCCGATGCTCAGAATGTCCGTCTTCGTATCGCCGGAAGCTGACCGCTCCTTCGACCtcgagcttgcttgtggcaccCTCGCCTTTTGGGCTGGCCGCCTTAATATTCCATTTGAATTCAATGTCATGAACCTCGACAACTTCGACCCCTTGGCGATCCGCAGCCTGGTTGACGCACCCATTGCCGTGAACCTCCCCGTTTGCTCTGCGCATAACCTATCCCTGACCCTCCTCGGCCTCGTGAAGCAGCTCACCCCAAAGGTCGTGATCTCGGTGGACCTCGGGCGTGACCGCAGCGAGCTGTCCTTCTCGCACCACTTCCTCCATGCCTTCCAGTCCTGCATGGTCCTCCTCAACTCCTTCGATGCTGCAGGCGCCAGTCCGGAAGCAGCCACCAAGATCGAGCGGTTCTTAGTGCGGCCGAGGATTGAGAGTAGCGTCCTTGGGCGCCACCGTGCCGGTGACAAGATGCTTCCATGGCGGACACTCTTTGCATCAGCTGGTTTTGTGCCCCTGCAGTTCAGTAGCACCACTGAGTTGCAGGCTGTCTGCCTGCTGCAGAGGGTGCCGGTGAGGGGCTTCCATGTGGAGAAACGCGAGGGTTCGCTTTTCCTCTATTGGCAGCATCAGGAGCTTGTCTCTGTGTCAGCTTGGAGGTGCTGA